A single region of the Bacteroides luhongzhouii genome encodes:
- a CDS encoding alpha-1,2-fucosyltransferase: MSFQKLKCKYYNSLLKRKLLISPKVIVQLDGGICSQMHQYLLGQYYAQQAFAVRYDLAFYKKWGSDLNNQFVRNFDLLRAFPYLEFKEASALAVDVYRKRYYNVGNNTGKRVDDFSFLQKQPPVYLGGYYHLPANLWLEMFHSIFKMSLEVLDDPNKEFCQAIDEKANSVAVHVRRGDLKVEVFDYGKPASLKYFQTAVDMFRMRFPDAYFYFFSDEPDWVSKVLLPQLSLVDEGQVVNLNGSDKGYMDLFLIAHCKHQITSKGTLGKYGALLADNSAKVVVLCDDEIEYCWKELLMNPIFL; the protein is encoded by the coding sequence ATGTCTTTTCAAAAACTGAAATGTAAATATTATAACTCTTTATTGAAGAGAAAACTTCTGATTTCACCTAAAGTTATCGTACAATTGGATGGAGGAATCTGTTCTCAGATGCATCAATATTTATTGGGGCAGTATTATGCTCAACAGGCATTTGCTGTGCGCTATGATTTGGCTTTTTATAAAAAATGGGGTAGTGATTTGAATAATCAGTTTGTACGTAACTTTGATTTATTGAGGGCTTTCCCTTATCTTGAATTTAAAGAAGCTTCGGCTTTGGCAGTCGATGTATATAGGAAAAGGTATTATAATGTTGGAAATAATACAGGTAAGCGTGTAGATGATTTTAGTTTTCTACAGAAACAACCTCCTGTTTATTTGGGTGGTTATTATCATTTACCTGCTAATTTGTGGCTGGAAATGTTTCATTCTATATTTAAAATGTCTTTAGAGGTTTTGGATGATCCTAATAAGGAATTTTGTCAAGCTATTGATGAAAAGGCCAATTCTGTTGCGGTCCATGTTCGTAGAGGAGATTTGAAAGTAGAGGTTTTTGATTATGGGAAGCCTGCGTCATTGAAGTATTTTCAAACGGCGGTGGATATGTTCAGAATGAGATTTCCTGATGCTTATTTTTATTTCTTTTCGGATGAACCTGATTGGGTTAGTAAAGTCTTGCTTCCTCAACTGTCGCTTGTGGATGAAGGCCAGGTAGTCAATCTAAATGGATCAGATAAAGGATATATGGATTTATTCTTAATAGCACATTGTAAACATCAAATAACAAGTAAAGGTACTTTGGGAAAATATGGGGCATTGTTGGCAGATAATTCTGCAAAAGTAGTTGTGCTTTGTGATGATGAAATAGAATATTGTTGGAAGGAGTTACTTATGAATCCTATTTTTTTATAA
- a CDS encoding glycosyltransferase WbsX family protein, protein MVDKRIIAFYLPQYHPFPENDEWWGKGFTEWRNVVKARPLYRGHYQPHLPADLGFYDLRIPEVREQQADMARMYGINGFCYYHYWFNGRQLMERPLKEILSSGKPDFPFMLCWANENWTRAWDGGSRHVLIAQNYSEEDDRAHIRYLLENVFSDSRYIKVDGKPVFLIYRSMLFPNMKETIRVWREEAASKGVELYLCRVETMDCYGEEYLQDGFDAAVEFQPFTHQMNEFQKKRNPLRKFAYNINRHLFNTCKKKKINYSEYVDYICKTPFPDYKMYPGVTPMWDNTSRRKQKMFIMDKSTPEKYGEWLRTVVGKFVPFSKDENFVFINAWNEWAEGNHLEPDLKWGFRYLEETRKATEFSKDGAINQ, encoded by the coding sequence ATGGTTGACAAAAGAATTATAGCATTTTATTTGCCGCAATATCATCCATTTCCAGAAAATGATGAATGGTGGGGCAAGGGATTTACAGAATGGAGAAATGTGGTCAAAGCTAGGCCTCTTTATCGTGGTCATTATCAGCCGCATTTACCTGCAGATTTAGGTTTCTATGATTTGCGTATTCCGGAAGTTCGTGAGCAGCAAGCAGATATGGCTCGAATGTATGGGATTAATGGTTTTTGTTATTATCATTATTGGTTTAATGGTCGTCAATTAATGGAAAGGCCATTAAAAGAAATACTATCTTCCGGTAAACCTGATTTCCCATTTATGCTTTGTTGGGCTAATGAGAACTGGACTAGGGCATGGGATGGTGGAAGTCGGCATGTTTTGATTGCTCAAAATTACTCAGAAGAGGATGATCGTGCACATATTCGTTATCTGTTAGAAAATGTTTTTAGTGATTCTCGGTATATAAAAGTGGATGGTAAGCCTGTGTTTTTGATTTATCGTTCCATGCTTTTCCCAAATATGAAAGAGACCATTCGAGTATGGCGGGAAGAAGCAGCTAGTAAAGGAGTTGAATTATATTTATGCCGCGTCGAAACTATGGATTGTTATGGAGAAGAATACCTTCAGGATGGTTTTGATGCTGCTGTAGAGTTTCAACCTTTCACTCATCAAATGAATGAATTTCAAAAAAAGAGAAATCCATTACGGAAGTTTGCTTATAATATAAATCGTCACCTTTTTAATACATGTAAGAAGAAAAAGATTAATTATTCGGAATATGTAGATTATATCTGTAAAACTCCTTTTCCTGACTATAAAATGTATCCGGGGGTTACTCCAATGTGGGATAATACTTCTCGTCGAAAGCAAAAGATGTTTATAATGGATAAAAGTACTCCGGAAAAATATGGTGAATGGTTGCGAACAGTGGTAGGTAAATTTGTTCCATTTAGTAAAGATGAAAATTTTGTTTTTATCAATGCTTGGAATGAATGGGCGGAGGGAAATCACTTGGAGCCTGATTTGAAATGGGGATTTCGCTATTTGGAAGAAACTCGAAAAGCGACTGAATTTTCAAAAGATGGGGCTATTAACCAATGA
- a CDS encoding glycosyltransferase family 2 protein, translating to MEDNYLISVIVPVHNTADYLRKCVDSICNQTLKSIEIILVENLSTDQSADICDEYARSDKRVKVLHLSEAGLSIARNEGLKVASAPYVGFIDSDDYIEPTMYQEMLDAIELYQADFSYCNYVLDFDYKESVFPFRNSGSVELCSREDFIRDMMWEKISCSVCTKLFKKSFFDAREFPVGRLYEDRLVMHEWVLTCTNIVWVDKSFYHYIERLDSICHTITPINYYHYFLSEFSRVEFVNRQGLFKDKELCEVQTMMLRICFSIFKDIMLRVEPGDFREPINDMRHRMKELFPLLKKGELESRCYKKLWKIIYLWPVYRLIHYNKFKRNRI from the coding sequence ATGGAGGATAATTATTTAATAAGTGTTATTGTTCCGGTACATAATACAGCAGATTACCTGCGTAAATGTGTAGATTCTATATGCAATCAGACCTTAAAATCAATTGAGATAATATTAGTTGAGAACTTGTCAACAGATCAGTCTGCCGATATTTGCGATGAGTATGCCAGATCAGATAAACGTGTAAAAGTTTTGCATCTTTCAGAAGCTGGTTTGTCAATTGCACGTAATGAAGGCCTTAAGGTAGCCTCTGCTCCTTATGTGGGTTTTATTGACAGTGATGACTATATAGAGCCTACTATGTATCAGGAAATGTTGGATGCTATTGAATTATATCAGGCTGACTTTTCGTATTGTAATTATGTTCTTGATTTTGATTATAAAGAAAGTGTTTTTCCTTTTCGTAATTCAGGTTCTGTTGAATTGTGCTCTCGTGAGGATTTTATAAGAGATATGATGTGGGAAAAAATAAGCTGCTCTGTTTGTACCAAGTTGTTTAAAAAATCCTTTTTTGATGCACGTGAGTTTCCTGTAGGCAGGTTATATGAAGATCGTCTCGTTATGCACGAATGGGTACTAACGTGTACTAATATTGTGTGGGTGGATAAATCTTTTTATCACTATATTGAACGTTTGGATAGTATCTGTCATACTATTACTCCGATTAATTATTATCACTATTTTCTATCAGAATTTAGTAGGGTGGAATTTGTGAATAGGCAAGGTTTGTTTAAGGATAAAGAACTCTGTGAAGTACAAACGATGATGTTGCGTATCTGCTTTTCCATTTTTAAAGATATTATGCTACGTGTAGAACCTGGAGATTTTCGGGAGCCAATAAATGATATGAGGCATAGAATGAAGGAATTGTTTCCTTTGTTGAAAAAAGGAGAATTAGAGTCTCGTTGTTATAAGAAGTTGTGGAAAATAATTTATTTGTGGCCTGTTTATCGATTGATACATTATAATAAATTTAAAAGGAATAGGATATGA
- a CDS encoding pyridoxal phosphate-dependent aminotransferase — protein MEKNLNFLDRNEFNYSPSKEVVEALKSFDINKLCFYTRIYDEGKKSILSVFLSELYDIDETQVLLGYGGEDILKQAVHYFLTQEDGNKTMLIPKFSWWYYKSIADEVNGHTLQYPLYEDGNTFKYDFETLKDMIQKENPKILLLASPNNPTGNGLTPEELDELLAEVPSQTVVLIDEAYASFVSTDTSYIKRLVNKYPNLIISRTLSKFYGLPGLRMGFGFMSKELEKFSKYSNKYLGYNRISEDIAIAALKSDTHYRNIAKLMNEDRKRYETEIGVLPGFKVYESVANFILIKYPIELKEALQKAFAEQSYKVKFMNEPDINTHLRITLGRPEQNRIVIDTIKEIASK, from the coding sequence ATGGAAAAGAATTTGAACTTTTTAGATCGAAACGAATTTAACTACAGCCCATCAAAAGAAGTGGTAGAGGCTTTAAAAAGCTTCGATATAAATAAACTTTGTTTTTATACCCGCATTTATGATGAAGGAAAGAAAAGTATATTATCCGTTTTCTTATCCGAGCTATATGATATAGATGAAACTCAAGTCTTGTTAGGATACGGTGGAGAAGATATTCTGAAGCAAGCTGTTCATTACTTCCTGACTCAAGAAGATGGAAACAAAACGATGTTGATTCCCAAGTTCTCATGGTGGTATTATAAATCAATAGCAGATGAGGTGAATGGTCATACTCTGCAATATCCTCTTTACGAAGACGGCAACACCTTTAAATATGACTTTGAGACACTGAAAGATATGATTCAGAAAGAGAATCCGAAGATTCTTTTACTGGCTTCTCCCAATAACCCTACCGGTAACGGTTTAACTCCGGAAGAACTGGATGAACTGCTTGCAGAGGTACCCAGCCAAACAGTGGTACTGATAGACGAGGCATACGCTTCTTTTGTTTCAACTGATACGAGTTATATCAAACGCTTGGTCAACAAATATCCGAATTTGATTATTTCCCGTACTTTATCCAAGTTTTATGGATTACCAGGCCTACGCATGGGATTCGGATTTATGAGTAAAGAACTGGAAAAATTCAGTAAATACAGTAATAAGTATTTGGGATACAACCGAATATCCGAAGATATTGCTATTGCAGCTCTTAAATCGGATACACACTACCGGAACATTGCAAAACTAATGAACGAAGATCGAAAGCGTTACGAGACAGAAATTGGTGTATTGCCCGGGTTCAAAGTATATGAATCAGTGGCCAATTTTATCTTAATCAAATACCCGATAGAGTTAAAAGAGGCTTTGCAAAAGGCTTTTGCAGAACAGAGCTATAAAGTGAAGTTTATGAATGAACCGGATATCAACACTCATTTGCGTATCACATTGGGACGCCCAGAGCAGAACCGGATTGTTATAGATACAATTAAAGAAATCGCATCCAAATGA
- a CDS encoding glycosyltransferase, with product MNVRKVLFYHENFPAGGAERVTIDIANYISNRGYEVYVLASNVNEGNYSQLTVLKLPDKVSVTEASGIQYVVDVIHSFDIDIFVLPVCSFIPLLEAVKRQTCCKLVFALHSVPFWEVLYSFYIKKARARGDFFKTLEWWMLTYPKTMWLKKYDPPIRVRHIKIYELVDAYTVLCESYKKDLLKKIGMTKSGDKIYVISNSEKEIPQVNLDKKKQLLFVGRMSYDDKRADRLIHIWHKIYRKMPDWELVLVGDGDERTHLETLVAKLHLERVVFAGYHADVRRFYDDSLVLCLTSNYEGWPLVLTEAQANGVIPVAFNCTAGVREILEPTGVNGILIPPFSKKRYAKELLALLRNPQKCREIQKNVIMKAHSYSPDKIGEKWYALFERLCD from the coding sequence ATGAATGTAAGGAAAGTTTTGTTTTATCATGAAAACTTTCCTGCTGGTGGAGCAGAAAGAGTAACAATAGATATTGCTAATTATATCTCGAATCGGGGATATGAAGTGTATGTGCTTGCTTCTAATGTCAATGAAGGCAATTATTCCCAATTAACTGTGCTGAAATTGCCAGATAAGGTATCCGTTACAGAGGCTTCCGGAATACAATATGTGGTTGATGTGATTCACTCTTTTGATATAGATATATTTGTATTGCCTGTTTGTTCTTTTATCCCATTGTTAGAGGCGGTGAAACGACAGACTTGTTGTAAATTGGTATTTGCCCTTCATAGTGTACCTTTTTGGGAGGTATTGTATTCTTTTTATATAAAGAAAGCTAGAGCTAGAGGTGATTTCTTTAAGACTCTGGAGTGGTGGATGTTGACATACCCTAAAACTATGTGGCTAAAAAAATATGATCCTCCGATTCGTGTGAGACATATTAAAATTTATGAACTGGTTGATGCTTATACTGTATTGTGTGAGAGTTATAAAAAGGATTTGCTTAAAAAGATAGGAATGACAAAATCTGGAGATAAAATATATGTAATTTCTAATTCAGAGAAGGAAATTCCCCAGGTAAATTTGGATAAGAAGAAACAGTTGCTTTTTGTTGGGCGAATGTCTTATGATGATAAAAGGGCTGATCGTTTAATTCATATCTGGCATAAAATATATAGGAAAATGCCGGATTGGGAACTAGTACTAGTTGGGGATGGAGATGAAAGGACTCATCTGGAGACTTTAGTAGCTAAATTGCATTTAGAACGTGTTGTCTTTGCAGGCTATCATGCTGATGTTCGTCGCTTTTATGATGATTCTTTGGTTCTTTGTTTGACTTCGAATTATGAAGGGTGGCCTTTAGTGCTAACAGAGGCTCAAGCTAATGGGGTGATTCCTGTAGCTTTTAATTGTACGGCGGGAGTTCGTGAAATCTTGGAGCCAACAGGAGTGAATGGTATTTTGATTCCCCCTTTTAGTAAAAAAAGATATGCCAAGGAACTTTTAGCATTACTGCGGAATCCTCAGAAATGCCGGGAAATTCAGAAGAATGTAATAATGAAAGCTCACAGCTACTCTCCAGATAAAATAGGTGAGAAATGGTATGCCTTGTTTGAACGATTGTGTGATTAA
- a CDS encoding glycosyltransferase family 2 protein, whose translation MENHPVEVSVIIPNYNYARFLQQRIESVLAQTYTDYEIILLDDASTDDSVSILNHYKTNSRVAHLEINSVNTGSPFAQWQKGISLSRGKYIWIAESDDAADASFLEKAVSVLNQYPHASFCFLGSHCIDENGNQLSTDFDRWTSKQLRRPCNMGVFNGEDYIKHNLYWRNYIYNASGVVFRKQSFEQIKDLSCFSMRYSGDWLFWIEMARQGSVVELYEKLNLFRLHSTSTTVEGNASGNAILEDIQVVHYVESFSYPIECYKRLIRHGMLYKNIKRAKVDPKMRLLLFEKLKGCFGTSVWAYRWERFNKYMSFLNPWQPTRDRDRL comes from the coding sequence ATGGAAAATCACCCGGTGGAAGTTAGCGTAATCATCCCTAATTATAATTATGCTCGTTTTTTACAACAACGTATTGAGTCGGTATTGGCACAAACATATACGGATTATGAGATTATATTATTGGATGATGCTTCAACCGATGATAGTGTGTCTATTTTAAACCATTATAAAACAAATTCTCGTGTTGCTCATTTGGAGATTAATTCAGTCAATACAGGGAGTCCTTTTGCTCAATGGCAAAAAGGAATAAGTTTGTCTCGTGGAAAATATATATGGATTGCCGAGAGTGATGATGCAGCTGATGCTTCTTTTTTGGAGAAAGCTGTTTCTGTTTTAAATCAATATCCTCATGCTTCTTTCTGTTTTTTAGGTTCACACTGTATAGACGAGAACGGGAATCAACTATCTACAGATTTTGACCGTTGGACTTCAAAACAATTGCGTCGCCCTTGCAATATGGGTGTCTTTAATGGTGAAGATTATATAAAACATAATCTTTATTGGCGTAATTATATTTATAATGCTAGTGGCGTTGTTTTTCGTAAACAAAGTTTTGAACAGATAAAGGATTTGTCTTGCTTTTCAATGCGCTATAGTGGTGATTGGCTTTTTTGGATAGAGATGGCGAGGCAAGGGAGTGTTGTTGAGTTATATGAAAAGTTAAACCTGTTTCGATTGCATTCAACAAGTACAACTGTTGAGGGTAACGCTTCAGGTAATGCGATTCTTGAAGATATTCAAGTTGTACATTATGTTGAATCATTTTCTTATCCAATAGAGTGTTATAAGCGTTTGATACGGCATGGAATGCTTTATAAAAATATAAAGCGTGCAAAAGTTGATCCGAAAATGAGATTGTTGTTGTTTGAAAAGCTGAAAGGATGTTTTGGAACAAGTGTGTGGGCATATAGATGGGAACGGTTTAATAAATACATGAGTTTTTTGAATCCATGGCAACCTACAAGAGATAGAGATAGGTTGTAA
- a CDS encoding glycosyltransferase produces the protein MTNILFDIISIQGSINGGAEFTFRVLEELIALKNIRIIGLYDSNIEFIEKDLDFYHQKLSNVIDINQSESISHIIEQEQIDTFFIGIAQRYFEYNLENIFCKIVIVIHDIGDIETYDNKISMLWKKEKRFQLKLFPQKVKKTPYDNYQKLILFCEQPNVNIITVSDYSQSSILYYFPQLSSKKIDILYPPMRKIIIEESIENDTLRNFLLTGRSYFLLLNIHRKDKNAQMVLEVFKRFATEYDSSLVTTGGGEKLFPKHINLPLLSPSDLGHAYKNAYALIFPSLQEGFGYPPLEAMGYGVPVISSNVCSMPIILSNSALMFSPFYKNDLFMKLKMFRKDYLFYKEQANIRYGVITEKQQSDFNTLIKKIIG, from the coding sequence ATGACCAATATTTTATTTGATATTATTTCAATTCAAGGAAGCATTAATGGAGGTGCAGAATTCACTTTTAGAGTTCTGGAGGAGCTAATAGCACTGAAAAATATCCGAATAATTGGTTTATATGATTCAAATATTGAATTTATTGAAAAGGATCTTGACTTTTATCATCAAAAATTATCCAATGTCATAGACATAAACCAGTCCGAAAGCATTAGCCATATCATAGAACAAGAACAAATAGATACATTTTTCATTGGCATAGCACAACGTTACTTCGAGTACAATCTTGAAAATATATTTTGTAAAATAGTTATTGTTATCCACGACATTGGAGATATTGAGACTTATGATAACAAAATATCTATGTTATGGAAAAAGGAAAAACGTTTTCAGCTAAAATTATTCCCCCAAAAGGTAAAGAAAACCCCTTATGATAACTATCAGAAATTAATATTATTTTGTGAACAGCCTAATGTAAATATAATAACAGTATCAGATTACTCTCAAAGTAGTATTTTATATTATTTTCCCCAATTATCATCTAAGAAAATAGACATACTATATCCACCAATGAGAAAAATTATCATTGAAGAATCTATAGAGAATGACACATTAAGAAATTTTTTACTCACTGGCAGATCTTATTTTTTGCTTTTAAACATACATAGAAAAGACAAAAATGCTCAAATGGTACTAGAAGTATTCAAACGTTTTGCCACTGAATACGATAGCAGTCTTGTAACCACCGGAGGAGGTGAAAAGCTGTTCCCCAAACACATAAATCTCCCATTACTATCGCCTTCAGATTTAGGTCATGCTTATAAAAATGCTTACGCCCTCATCTTTCCTTCTCTTCAAGAAGGATTTGGTTACCCACCACTAGAAGCTATGGGATATGGAGTTCCCGTAATCTCATCAAATGTATGTTCTATGCCCATTATTTTATCCAACAGCGCTCTGATGTTCTCCCCATTTTATAAAAACGATCTTTTCATGAAACTTAAAATGTTCAGAAAAGACTACCTCTTTTATAAAGAACAAGCAAATATCAGATATGGAGTTATCACCGAAAAGCAACAAAGTGATTTCAATACATTAATAAAGAAAATCATTGGTTAA
- a CDS encoding glycosyltransferase family 2 protein: MNDSLPLVSIIIPVYNSEAYLDACFMSVIKQTYKILEVIVVNDGSTDNSLSIIRKYEQLDNRFFCINKANGGLPLARKTGIEHAHGKYIQHLDSDDTLLETAIERLVRRAEETDADIVAAPFNFCFQDRPAQKSVDLKFEALSGFEYYLEILHSRAYWSVWSNFQRSSLFQENIIQTVPEISFGEDAILITQLALCAKKVVSLAEPILNYNRYSTAMSLQVHKARYEEYRAFQNWIENFLKSKGVYGLLEKEMAVMHLQKTFLSISWRRLEYVNEDMKRIIGSLNLFPELRNEMSKQELKIISYYKFSPLLGYMKLKQYCRKNKL; this comes from the coding sequence ATGAATGACTCATTGCCTTTGGTTTCTATAATTATTCCTGTATATAATAGCGAGGCTTATTTGGATGCTTGTTTTATGAGTGTTATAAAACAGACTTATAAGATTTTAGAGGTGATTGTCGTGAACGATGGTAGCACAGACAATAGCCTGTCCATAATCAGAAAATATGAGCAGCTAGATAATCGTTTCTTTTGTATAAATAAAGCCAATGGAGGTTTGCCATTGGCTAGAAAAACAGGAATAGAGCATGCACATGGTAAATATATACAGCATTTAGATAGTGATGATACTTTGTTAGAAACTGCTATTGAAAGACTAGTTCGTCGGGCAGAAGAAACGGATGCTGATATTGTTGCGGCTCCATTCAATTTTTGTTTTCAAGATAGACCAGCTCAAAAGTCTGTTGATCTGAAATTTGAAGCATTGTCAGGTTTTGAATATTATCTTGAGATACTTCATTCCCGAGCATATTGGAGTGTCTGGTCAAATTTTCAGAGAAGTTCTTTGTTTCAAGAAAATATAATTCAGACAGTTCCTGAAATTTCTTTTGGGGAAGATGCTATACTCATAACTCAGCTTGCATTGTGTGCTAAAAAAGTAGTGTCACTAGCGGAACCTATTCTTAATTATAATCGATATTCTACGGCTATGTCATTGCAAGTTCATAAAGCTAGATATGAAGAATATAGAGCTTTTCAGAATTGGATAGAAAATTTCTTAAAATCAAAAGGGGTATATGGACTTTTGGAGAAGGAAATGGCTGTTATGCATTTACAGAAAACCTTTTTGAGTATTTCATGGCGGAGACTGGAATATGTGAATGAGGATATGAAACGTATAATTGGTAGCTTGAATTTATTTCCGGAACTTCGTAATGAAATGTCCAAGCAAGAGCTGAAAATCATATCTTATTATAAATTTTCTCCTTTATTGGGGTATATGAAGTTGAAACAGTATTGTAGAAAAAATAAACTATAA
- a CDS encoding glycosyltransferase family 2 protein, whose amino-acid sequence MNKPMASNISTSLIISTYNRSDALELCVKSVLRQSLLPGEIIIADDGSKEDTRELIHQLAASSEVPIIHVWHEDLGFRLASIRNKAIAKASKEYIIQIDGDIVLHKDFVKDHVRFAQKGSFVTGSRVLIREGLTRKMLAEKNCIISIHDKGTKNTINGVHLPWLSPLLQHYRQWDVSYSRGCNMAFWKEDLLKVNGYNEAITGWGSEDHELVCRLINNGVRKRTIKFAGIVFHLHHELHGTDNLYNNRSILNETKVRKLTWCDKGIIQN is encoded by the coding sequence ATGAATAAACCCATGGCGAGCAACATAAGTACATCGCTAATTATATCCACCTATAATAGAAGCGACGCATTAGAATTATGCGTTAAAAGCGTGCTACGTCAATCTCTCCTTCCTGGTGAAATTATCATTGCAGATGATGGTTCCAAAGAAGACACAAGAGAACTAATTCATCAATTGGCAGCTTCCTCCGAAGTTCCCATTATTCATGTTTGGCATGAGGATTTAGGCTTCAGACTGGCCTCCATCCGCAACAAAGCTATTGCGAAAGCATCTAAAGAATATATTATACAAATTGACGGAGATATCGTCTTACACAAAGATTTCGTCAAAGATCATGTACGTTTTGCCCAAAAAGGTAGCTTCGTAACCGGTAGCCGTGTATTAATCCGGGAAGGCTTAACAAGAAAAATGTTAGCAGAAAAAAACTGCATCATTTCCATTCACGACAAAGGTACTAAAAACACAATCAACGGAGTACATTTACCTTGGTTGAGTCCGCTACTTCAACATTATCGTCAATGGGATGTTTCTTACTCGAGAGGATGCAATATGGCTTTCTGGAAAGAGGATTTGTTAAAGGTCAATGGGTACAATGAAGCTATAACCGGATGGGGAAGTGAAGATCATGAATTAGTATGCCGCCTCATCAATAACGGTGTACGCAAGCGTACCATCAAATTTGCGGGAATTGTGTTCCATCTTCATCATGAACTACACGGAACAGATAATCTATACAACAACCGCAGTATTTTGAACGAAACAAAAGTCAGGAAACTAACCTGGTGCGATAAAGGAATCATACAAAACTAA
- a CDS encoding transposase, with product MIPKEKELKLIKIYMYICDVYESSLKFYCQRFSNNNHPIFTDQELLTVYLFCGAYQQYFKIKDIHTFTKEYLLSWFPDLPSYQTFNHRLNLMPEAISELVRQLIHSFKPQDCDSMKSLVDSMPIITCAGKNKVGKVATEITSKGYCSTKNIYYFGLKLHAVAFRRKGTIPFPEMLILSAADENDSTVFKRECVGNLNNREIYADKIYSDIPFYKETKESKKLELFTPVKAIKGESPEITKREKAARDLFSTAVSKVRQPIEALFNWLNEKTNIQRAMKVRSTSGLLVHTMGKIAIALITLIFN from the coding sequence ATGATTCCCAAGGAGAAAGAATTAAAACTTATAAAAATATATATGTATATCTGCGATGTTTACGAGTCTTCACTCAAGTTCTACTGCCAGAGATTCAGTAATAACAATCATCCAATCTTTACCGATCAGGAACTGCTTACTGTATATCTGTTCTGTGGAGCTTATCAGCAATACTTTAAAATCAAAGACATACATACCTTTACCAAAGAATACCTACTTTCATGGTTCCCTGACTTGCCTTCTTACCAAACATTCAATCATAGATTGAATTTGATGCCGGAAGCAATCAGCGAACTCGTCAGGCAGTTAATCCATTCATTCAAACCTCAAGATTGTGACAGTATGAAATCATTAGTTGACTCGATGCCTATCATTACTTGCGCAGGAAAGAACAAAGTAGGAAAGGTAGCCACTGAGATTACTTCCAAAGGATATTGTTCGACAAAGAACATATATTATTTCGGACTAAAACTCCATGCAGTGGCTTTCCGTAGAAAAGGAACTATACCTTTTCCTGAAATGCTCATACTTTCCGCGGCTGATGAAAATGACTCCACTGTATTCAAAAGAGAATGTGTGGGAAATCTGAACAATAGAGAAATATATGCCGATAAAATATATTCGGATATACCATTCTATAAAGAGACAAAAGAATCCAAAAAACTCGAACTATTTACTCCTGTAAAAGCTATCAAAGGAGAATCACCTGAAATAACAAAAAGGGAGAAAGCGGCAAGAGACTTGTTTTCAACGGCAGTCTCAAAAGTCAGACAACCCATTGAAGCATTATTCAACTGGTTGAATGAAAAAACAAATATTCAAAGAGCGATGAAAGTCAGATCTACATCTGGACTTCTGGTACATACGATGGGAAAAATTGCCATCGCATTAATTACTCTAATTTTTAACTAA